A single window of Toxotes jaculatrix isolate fToxJac2 chromosome 4, fToxJac2.pri, whole genome shotgun sequence DNA harbors:
- the si:dkey-28b4.8 gene encoding sarcoplasmic/endoplasmic reticulum calcium ATPase 2, translating into MDNAHTKTVEEVLGFFSVNESTGLSCEQLKKNRERWGPNELPAEEGKSLWELVLEQFEDLLVRILLLAACISFTLAWFEEGEGTITAFVEPFVILLILIANAIVGVWQERNAENAIEALKEYEPEMGKVYRQDKKSVQRVRARDIVPGDIVEVAVGDKVPADIRLTSIRSTTLRVDQSILTGESVSVLKHTDPVPDPRAVNQDKKNMLFSGTNIAAGRAIGVVVATGVQTEIGKIRDEMASTDPERTPLQQKLDQFGEQLSKVISVICVAVWAINVGHFNDPVHGGSWLRGAVYYFKIAVALAVAAIPEGLPAVITTCLALGTRRMARKNAIVRSLPSVETLGCTSVICSDKTGTLTTNQMSVCRMFVVDSVSGEHCSLSEFTVTGSTYAPEGEVYKDGSVVKCSQYEGLVEMASICALCNDSSLDYNEAKGVYEKVGEATETALCCLVEKMNVFDTDLRGLSPAERATACCSVIKQLMRKELTLEFSRDRKSMSVFCSSNKLTRSASGAKMFVKGAPESVLERCNYIRVSGSARVPLSPAVREQLLSTVREWGSGRDTLRCLAMATRDTPPDIHCLNLENSAAFADYESDLTFVGCVGMLDPPRKEVLGAVRMCRQAGIRVIMITGDNKGTALSICRRVGIITEQEEEQEGAGVIGGLTGREFDELPPHLQRQACRTARCFARVEPAHKSRIVEYLQSLSDITAMTGDGVNDAPALKKAEIGIAMGSGTAVAKSASEMILADDNFSTIVAAVEEGRAIYNNMKQFIRYLISSNIGEVVCIFLTAALGMPEALIPVQLLWVNLVTDGFPATALGFNPPDLDIMSRPPRSPKEPLISSWLFCRYLIIGCYVGAATVGAAAWWFMAAHDGPKLSFYQLSHYLQCSEGHAEFAGVQCSVFESPYPMTMALSVLVTIEMCNALNSLSENQSLLKMPPWSNPWLVGAICLSMALHFLILYVDPLPVIFQIRPLSWPQWVVVLKMSLPVILMDEALKFLARNYIEPGNQIQTLEEEEELQRTRANAGLVSAVMTRLSQSVQGVSWSFVLISTPLVIWIFSLDSDITNIFWE; encoded by the exons ATGGATAATGCTCATACTAAGACGGTGGAGGAGGTTTTGGGCTTCTTCAGTGTAAATGAGTCCACAGGTTTGAGCTGtgagcagctgaagaagaacAGGGAGAGATGGGGACCCAACG AATTACCAGCTGAAGAAG GGAAGTCCCTTTGGGAGCTGGTCCTCGAACAGTTTGAGGATCTGCTGGTTCGCATCTTGCTGCTGGCTGCCTGCATCTCATTT ACCCTGGCTTGGTTCGAAGAAGGGGAGGGAACGATCACAGCCTTTGTTGAACCCTTtgtcatcctcctcatcctcattgCCAATGCTATTGTAGGAGTATGGCag GAGCGGAATGCAGAAAATGCCATCGAGGCTCTTAAGGAGTACGAGCCAGAGATGGGGAAGGTGTACCGACAGGACAAGAAGAGTGTCCAGAGAGTCAGAGCCCGAGACATCGTTCCTGGAGACATAGTGGAAGTTGCAG TTGGTGATAAGGTCCCAGCTGACATCAGGCTGACGTCCATCCGTTCCACCACCCTGAGGGTGGACCAGTCCATTCTGACGGGGGAGTCTGTGTCAgtcctcaaacacacagaccctGTACCCGATCCCAGAGCTGTCAACCAGGACAAGAAGAACATGCTCTTCTCT GGTACCAACATTGCAGCGGGGCGAGCCATCGGGGTTGTTGTGGCGACAGGTGTGCAGACGGAGATTGGGAAAATCCGAGATGAGATGGCCTCCACGGACCCTGAAAGGACCCCGCTACAACAGAAACTAGACCAGTTTGGAGAGCAGCTGTCTAAG GTCATCAGTGTGATCTGTGTGGCAGTGTGGGCCATTAATGTGGGACATTTTAATGACCCAGTGCATGGAGGCAGCTGGCTGAGAGGAGCCGTTTACTATTTCAAGATTGCGGTGGCACTGGCTGTGGCGGCCATACCAGAAG GCCTCCCAGCAGTCATCACTACCTGCCTGGCACTGGGCACCAGGAGGATGGCCAGGAAGAACGCCATCGTCCGCAGCCTGCCGTCAGTGGAGACGCTGGGTTGTACCTCTGTTATCTGCtcagacaaaacaggaacaCTGACCACCAACCAGATGTCAGTCTGCAGG atgttTGTAGTGGACAGTGTGTCAGGGGAGCACTGCAGCCTGAGCGAGTTCACAGTGACTGGATCTACTTACGCCCCTGAAGGGGAAGT tTACAAAGATGGCTCTGTGGTGAAGTGCAGTCAGTATGAAGGCCTGGTGGAGATGGCTTCCATCTGTGCACTGTGCAATGACTCATCACTGGACTACAATGAG GCAAAGGGAGTGTATGAGAAGGTTGGGGAGGCAACAGAGACCGCCCTCTGCTGTCTGGTGGAGAAAATGAACGTGTTTGACACTGACCTGAGAGGACTGAGCCCCGCTGAGAGAGCTACAGCGTGCTGCTcc GTGATTAAGCAGCTGATGAGGAAGGAGCTGACGCTGGAGTTCTCCAGAGACAGGAAGTCCATGTCTGTCTTCTGTTCGTCCAATAAACTCACCAGGTCTGCCTCAGGAGCCAAGATGTTCGTCAAg ggAGCTCCAGAGAGCGTGCTGGAGCGCTGTAATTATATCCGGGTCAGCGGTTCTGCTCGTGTGCCTTTAAGCCCAGCGGTTCGAGAGCAGCTCCTGTCCACCGTGCGGGAGTGGGGGTCGGGCCGAGACACGCTGCGCTGCCTCGCCATGGCGACCAGGGACACACCCCCAGACATCCACTGTCTCAACCTGGAGAACTCAGCTGCCTTTGCTGACTatgag TCGGACCTGACATTTGTGGGCTGTGTGGGAATGTTGGACCCACCCAGGAAAGAGGTGCTTGGCGCAGTTCGAATGTGTCGGCAGGCCGGCATACGAGTCATCATGATCACAG GTGACAACAAAGGGACAGCCCTGTCTATCTGTCGGAGGGTGGGGATCATCAcggagcaggaagaggagcaggagggcgCGGGGGTCATCGGAGGCCTGACGGGACGGGAGTTTGACGAGCTGCCTCCGCACCTGCAGCGCCAGGCCTGTCGGACGGCCCGGTGCTTCGCCCGGGTGGAGCCGGCACACAAGAGTCGTATAGTGGAGTATCTGCAGAGCCTGAGTGACATAACTGCCATG ACAGGTGACGGGGTGAACGACGCGCCGGCGCTGAAGAAGGCGGAGATTGGCATCGCTATGGGCAGCGGCACAGCGGTCGCCAAGTCCGCCTCTGAGATGATCCTGGCTGACGACAACTTCTCCACTATTGTGGCTGCTGTGGAGGAGGGCAGAGCCATTTACAACAACATGAAGCAGTTCATCAGATACCTGATATCATCCAACATAGGAGAGGTGGTCTG TATTTTCCTGACGGCCGCGCTCGGCATGCCTGAAGCTTTGATCCCAGTCCAGCTGTTGTGGGTCAACCTGGTCACTGACGGTTTCCCAGCGACAGCTCTGGGCTTCAACCCTCCTGACCTGGACATCATGTCCCGCCCTCCTCGCTCCCCCAAAGAGCCTCTCATCTCCAGCTGGTTGTTCTGTCGCTACCTCATCATTGGAT GTTACGTGGGAGCAGCCACAGTAGGAGCTGCTGCCTGGTGGTTTATGGCAGCACATGATGGACCTAAGCTTTCCTTCTATCAGCTG TCCCACTACCTGCAGTGCAGCGAAGGCCACGCTGAGTTTGCTGGTGTGCAGTGTTCAGTCTTTGAGTCTCCTTATCCCATGACCATGGCTCTGTCTGTCCTGGTTACCATAGAGATGTGCAACGCCTTGAACAG TCTCTCAGAGAACCAGTCCCTGCTGAAGATGCCCCCCTGGTCAAACCCCTGGCTGGTGGGagccatctgtctgtccatggCCTTACACTTCCTCATTCTATATGTAGACCCACTGCCG GTGATATTTCAGATACGCCCTCTGTCCTGGCCTCAGTGGGTGGTGGTGTTGaagatgtcacttcctgttatCTTGATGGACGAGGCCCTCAAGTTCCTTGCCCGCAACTACATCGAGCCCGGAAACCAGATCCAG acactggaagaggaagaggagctgcagaggacaAGGGCTAATGCAGGACTGGTCAGTGCCGTGATGACAAGGCTAAGCCAGTCGGTGCAGGGCGTGTCCTGGTCGTTCGTCCTCATCTCCACGCCGCTAGTGATCTGgatcttcagcctggactctgACATCACTAACATCTTCTGGGAGTGA
- the pold4 gene encoding DNA polymerase delta subunit 4 encodes MTTKRRLITDSFKVVKKARRGGKREKTPTPPPQTEPETETVREEELQKLRQFDLDWRFGPCTGISRLQRWERAKLHGLNPPEEIRDLLLQNTDPEYKLSLWREYPL; translated from the exons ATGACAACCAAGCGCAGACTGATAACTGACTCATTCAAGGTGGTAAAGAAAGCCAGGAGGGGGGGCAAACGAGAGAAGACTCCTACTCCTCcaccacagacag AACCTGAGACTGAAAcggtcagagaggaggagctgcagaagcTCAGGCAGTTTGATCTGGACTGGAGATTTGGGCCCtgcacag gtatcagcaggctgcagagatgggagagagCAAAGCTTCATGGCCTGAACCCACCTGAGGAGATCAGagacctgctgctgcaaaaCACTGACCCTGAGTACAAActgag CCTATGGCGTGAATATCCTTTGTGA
- the p2rx3b gene encoding P2X purinoceptor 3b: MWSCITDFFTYETTKSVVVKSWTIGIINRVVQLLIITYFIGWVFLYEKAYQVRDTAIESSVMTKVKGFGIYNNKVMDVADYVTPTQGASVFCIITKLITTENQVQGHCPESENKYVCTKDSDCTKYLNKPGSYGIITGKCVRFNTTANMCEIKGWCPAEIDTIKASAMMEVENFTIFIKNSIRFPTFNYTKGNFLPTITDDYIKKCNFDMVNNTYCPIFKVGDVARYAQQNLTKLAEKGGVIGIKIGWMCDLDKSDDQCNPSYSFTRLDAMSQKNNVSQGYNFRFARYYKMENGTDYRTLVKAYAIRFDVLVNGNAGKFNMIPTLINMVAAFTSVGVGTVLCDIILLNFLKGAEQYKARKFEEVSDNPLESHRNGFYRSQLSLRHNETIMRSSDSGAFSIEHYS, translated from the exons ATGTGGTCCTGTATAACAGACTTCTTCACTTATGAAACCACTAAGTCAGTGGTAGTGAAGAGCTGGACCATCGGAATCATCAACCGCGTCGTCCAACTTCTCATCATCACCTACTTCATCGG GTGGGTCTTCCTCTATGAGAAGGCCTACCAGGTGAGAGACACAGCTATTGAGTCCTCAGTGATGACCAAGGTCAAAGGTTTTGGAATCTACAATAACAAGGTTATGGATGTTGCAGACTACGTCACTCCCACACAG GGAGCTTCAGTCTTCTGCATCATCACCAAACTGATCACTACAGAGAATCAAGTCCAAGGACACTGTCCTGAG AGCGAGAATAAGTATGTTTGTACCAAGGACAGCGACTGCACTAAATACCTCAACAAGCCAGGAAGTTATG gaATCATCACAGGGAAATGTGTCCGCTTCAATACCACCGCCAACATGTGTGAGATCAAAGGATGGTGTCCTGCCGAGATAGATACCATCAAAGC tTCAGCAATGATGGAAGTGGAGAATTTCACTATTTTCATTAAGAACAGCATCCGCTTCCCCACCTTCAACTATACCAA agggaACTTCCTTCCTACGATCACTGACGATTACATCAAAAAATGCAACTTTGACATGGTCAACAACACCTACTGCCCCATCTTCAAGGTGGGAGACGTGGCCCGCTACGCACAGCAGAACCTCACCAAACTGGCAGAAAAG GGAGGAGTGATTGGAATAAAGATCGGCTGGATGTGTGATCTGGACAAGTCAGACGACCAGTGCAACCCCTCGTACTCGTTCACCCGGTTAGATGCCATGTCACAGAAGAACAACGTCTCACAGGGCTACAATTTCAG GTTTGCCAGATACTATAAGATGGAGAATGGGACGGACTACCGCACTCTGGTCAAAGCCTATGCTATCAGGTTTGATGTTCTGGTCAATGGAAAT GCAGGCAAGTTCAACATGATCCCCACACTGATCAACATGGTGGCAGCCTTCACATCAGTGGGAGTG GGTACAGTGCTGTGTGACATCATACTGCTGAACTTCCTGAAAGGAGCGGAGCAGTACAAGGCCAGAAAATTTGAAGAG gtGTCAGACAACCCGCTGGAATCCCACAGGAATGGATTTTACCGCTCCCAGCTGTCACTCAGACATAACGAGACCATCATGAGGTCCAGTGACTCAGGGGCCTTTTCTATTGAACATTACAGCTAA
- the LOC121181205 gene encoding zinc finger protein 239-like, which yields MSSSEEVKQTDSDRSRPHECHKCGKSFSRICSLRRHELTHSAEEVFHCEQCGSTFSQLNAYNLHLYTHPEETPYCCDQCGRDFSDQSSYRKHLRDHTGPYQCDQCEKSFSYFSIYKIHMRVHTKEKPYCCDQCPKSFSFLSSYKRHLLSHSGEKPYQCDFCGKSFTQSGHFSLHLRNHTGEKPYECDQCEKSFSDLSSYKIHLRVHTGEKPYCCGQCGRSFSQLGNYKSHLRIHTGEKPFRCELCEKSFSISKTYKQHVRTHTGEKPYKCKECGKGFGRLSNYMRHLRIHTGEQPFSCDQCGKCFNSSYSYSRHLRVHTGEKPYWCSQCKRLFTRSQSLKKHRCVEVDEDEDGPAVCTKEEPVSCSSTNDTQ from the exons ATGAGTTCTTCAGAAGAG gtgaagcagacagactcagacagGAGCAGACCTCATGAGTGTCACAAGTGCGGCAAATCTTTCAGTCGGATCTGTAGCCTCAGGAGACACGAGCTCACTCACTCTGCAGAGGAAGTCTTCCACTGTGAACAGTGTGGCAGCACTTTCAGCCAACTGAATGCATACAACCTACACCTGTATACCCACCCTGAAGAGACACCATACTGCTGCGACCAGTGTGGGAGGGATTTCAGTGACCAGAGCTCATACAGGAAACACCTGCGAGACCACACGGGACCATATCAGTGTGACCAGTGTGAAAAGAGTTTCAGTTACTTCAGTATTTACAAGATACACATGCGTGTCCACACTAAAGAAAAGCCGTACTGCTGTGACCAGTGTCCAAAGAGTTTCAGTTTTTTGAGCTCATACAAGCGACACCTGCTCAGCCACAGTGGAGAGAAGCCCTACCAGTGTGACTTCTGTGGGAAGAGTTTCACCCAGTCAGGGCATTTCAGTCTGCACCTGCGTAACCACACCGGAGAGAAACCGTACGAGTGCGACCAGTGCGAAAAGAGTTTCAGTGATCTGAGTAGTTACAAGATACACCTGCGTGTCCACACGGGAGAGAAACCGTACTGCTGTGGCCAGTGCGGGAGGAGTTTCTCTCAGTTAGGCAATTACAAGTCACATTTACGCATCCACACTGGAGAAAAACCATTCCGCTGTGAACTGTGCGAGAAGAGTTTCTCCAtttcaaaaacatacaaacagcaCGTGCGCACCCACACCGGAGAGAAACCGTACAAGTGTAAAGAGTGCGGGAAAGGTTTTGGTCGCCTAAGCAACTACATGCGCCACCTTCGTATCCACACCGGAGAGCAGCCATTCAGCTGCGATCAGTGCGGGAAATGTTTCAACAGTTCGTACAGTTACAGCCGTCACCTGCGTGTGCACACCGGAGAGAAACCGTACTGGTGTTCGCAGTGTAAGAGACTGTTCACACGCTCACAGTCGCTGAAGAAACACCGCTGTGTCGAAGTAGACGAGGACGAAGACGGTCCCGCCGTGTGCACCAAAGAAGAACCAGTGAGCTGCTCGTCAACAAACgacacacaataa